From Mustela erminea isolate mMusErm1 chromosome 1, mMusErm1.Pri, whole genome shotgun sequence, a single genomic window includes:
- the LOC116576175 gene encoding death domain-containing membrane protein NRADD-like isoform X2 produces MQSLGALLAGRAMLHNSSHREGMLHVDKTRRVQDRDREEVWVGGALAPNTSSPFPPEPPGASGSIIPVYCALLATVVLGLLAYVAFKCWRSHKQRQQLAKARTAELGALDRDQRHGDSVVFLDHPQLPGSQGPHPELGCRLYLHLPRQQQEEVERLLEVSGEPDKGWQGLASRLGYHADAVEIMAQGQVPAHTLLRDWAVKEGSGATLRVLEDALAALGREDVVRLLSSPAEGCSVV; encoded by the exons ATGCAGTCCCTGGGAGCCCTGCTGGCTGGCAGAGCCATGCTTCACAACTCCAGCCACAGGGAGGGCATGCTCCATGTGG ATAAGACCCGGAGGGtacaggacagggacagggaagagGTATGGGTAGGGGGAGCTCTGGCCCCCAATAcctcctccccattccccccTGAGCCTCCAGGGGCCTCAGGCAGCATTATCCCTGTCTACTGTGCCCTCCTGGCCACGGTGGTCCTTGGTCTGCTTGCCTACGTGGCCTTCAAGTG CTGGCGCTCACATAAACAAAGACAGCAGCTGGCCAAAGCTCGGACTGCAGAGCTGGGGGCCCTTGACAGGGACCAGAGGCATGGGGACAGCGTTGTCTTCCTGGACCATCCCCAGCTGCCCGGGAGCCAGG ggccacaTCCTGAACTTGGCTGCCGGCTCTACCTTCATCTCCCTCGGCAGCAGCAAGAGGAAGTGGAACGGCTCCTGGAAGTGTCCGGTGAACCTGACAAGGGCTGGCAGGGCCTGGCCAGCCGCCTGGGCTACCACGCAGACGCTGTGGAGATCATGGCCCAGGGCCAGGTGCCAGCCCACACCCTACTGAGGGACTGGGCCGTCAAAGAAGGCAGCGGGGCCACCCTCAGGGTGCTGGAGGACGCCCTGGCCGCCCTGGGCCGTGAAGATGTGGTCCGGCTTCTGAGCTCCCCAGCTGAGGGCTGCTCTGTGGTGTGA
- the LOC116576175 gene encoding death domain-containing membrane protein NRADD-like isoform X1: MTLQPLLQEMQSLGALLAGRAMLHNSSHREGMLHVDKTRRVQDRDREEVWVGGALAPNTSSPFPPEPPGASGSIIPVYCALLATVVLGLLAYVAFKCWRSHKQRQQLAKARTAELGALDRDQRHGDSVVFLDHPQLPGSQGPHPELGCRLYLHLPRQQQEEVERLLEVSGEPDKGWQGLASRLGYHADAVEIMAQGQVPAHTLLRDWAVKEGSGATLRVLEDALAALGREDVVRLLSSPAEGCSVV; encoded by the exons ATGACACTCCAACCCCTTCTCCAGGAGATGCAGTCCCTGGGAGCCCTGCTGGCTGGCAGAGCCATGCTTCACAACTCCAGCCACAGGGAGGGCATGCTCCATGTGG ATAAGACCCGGAGGGtacaggacagggacagggaagagGTATGGGTAGGGGGAGCTCTGGCCCCCAATAcctcctccccattccccccTGAGCCTCCAGGGGCCTCAGGCAGCATTATCCCTGTCTACTGTGCCCTCCTGGCCACGGTGGTCCTTGGTCTGCTTGCCTACGTGGCCTTCAAGTG CTGGCGCTCACATAAACAAAGACAGCAGCTGGCCAAAGCTCGGACTGCAGAGCTGGGGGCCCTTGACAGGGACCAGAGGCATGGGGACAGCGTTGTCTTCCTGGACCATCCCCAGCTGCCCGGGAGCCAGG ggccacaTCCTGAACTTGGCTGCCGGCTCTACCTTCATCTCCCTCGGCAGCAGCAAGAGGAAGTGGAACGGCTCCTGGAAGTGTCCGGTGAACCTGACAAGGGCTGGCAGGGCCTGGCCAGCCGCCTGGGCTACCACGCAGACGCTGTGGAGATCATGGCCCAGGGCCAGGTGCCAGCCCACACCCTACTGAGGGACTGGGCCGTCAAAGAAGGCAGCGGGGCCACCCTCAGGGTGCTGGAGGACGCCCTGGCCGCCCTGGGCCGTGAAGATGTGGTCCGGCTTCTGAGCTCCCCAGCTGAGGGCTGCTCTGTGGTGTGA